Part of the Canis lupus dingo isolate Sandy chromosome 14, ASM325472v2, whole genome shotgun sequence genome, CCCAAGCCCCTCCATTACCAAAGGCTTCTTAAGTATTTgcaatgttctttttatttagatgaaaattatttcatctttacatTACAatatctttaaattgttttttaaaagaactttaagaTACTAGCTCTAGTGACAAGGAAAAATTGTCAGTAATAACCCATCAAAATACAGTGACTCTTCATTCATTGGTGTCTTCACTATAGAGTTGTTTGCAGACTACAGGCTACAGCTTTATATCATCTGTAGGGACAAGCTCCagacttcttatttttcttgtttcagttctGCATCATCTATTTCCTTGAGTCCCAGTCTCCTAAAACATAAGCAGTGCAAGATGTTCTCATCCATCATAACAATAGCaagattacatataaaaatacaagcCATGATCCTCATTGCTGAGTTATACTTGAGTTGAATCGTGTTGCATTTGAAACGAGTGAGATGTTGATGAGAACATGAATTTGTAATGAGTATGTACTCCGACTTACCAAGTTACCTTTGACTCATCTTTCCCTCAAGACTGTCCCATTGCCAACATCTGGTTAGCTGCCAATTTCTACCTCTGTTTAATATCTTAGGACCTCAGCAGAATGTCAGTGGTTCTCCTTTCCTTGATGAATAATGCCCAAAGTCCTTTACTTGACCCTGTGTGCACTCTCTGCTCTTAGCCCAACCttcttgccttctttcctttcctcttcacaCCTCGGATGCTCTTGCCGAACTGAACCCTGGCTGTGCTTGTCTTGTCTTGTTCATACTCCTCTCTTGGCCCGAAAGTATCTTCTCTCCTCCAAACAGTCCCTGAATGTTCAAAACAGAGCTACCTTTCGAAGTCTAACTCATGAAACTTTCCCAGATTCCCACATGTAGAAatactctccttttcttctcccatgGGCACTGGGGATATACAGTGGACAAAAAGCATGGGAATTCTAGTAGGGGAATGGACCTTAAGCATACATCAGATAGGGATAAGAGCCATGgtaaaaaataaaccaggaatGTTCTGAAAAGGTCTCACAAGGTTTCACAGCTTGCTGCCTTACTTTGCATACGCCTTAATTAAAGTGTCATGTTCTACATCATAgaaatttgttgtttttatatatatattctctactAGAAAATAGGTAGGTTGCCTATTAATGAACCTCTTGCTTTCTGATTTGTACATAGTAGCTAATATTAATACAAGCAATGATTATAATAgaactcatttataaaatgagatccagaaaaaagaaaaaaatttgatttaaagTTGAGGGAGAAAACCTTCTGTATTTGAGACCTGACATATTGGGATGGCTTCCTTTGTACTTATAGATAGCTCCCTCATGCGAGACCTTTTACGTTAAAGAGGTCAAATGTTGGACAATATCTCATAGGCTTAAATTCCCAATCCTGTCATCGAATCTTCCTACTCGGTATGTGGCTATTGAATAATGAGATAGATGCCCACGTGGGGCTTAGGGAAAGCCATCTCATTACTTTATACCTATGATCATGTTTATATCTGGCCTTCTGTGCTTCTCAGCTcagatatttatttccttgtccctttgcttttttccttctaagaaaCTTGATTTTCTTAGAAACTTCTTCTGAAAAGTGGTAATCCTTTTTAGCATTTCTGGACCAGCTATATATAATGGCCCATGCATTTTAACTGGTTTTCAGGTATTTACCATGGGTGTTTTTGATCAGGATTCTGGATTTCTTGAGGCTGGCAGTTCATGGAGTAAAGTAACTCATTGGCAGATGGTGAGTGCATGGATTGTTGGAGCAAATCACTCAGCATCTTGGCGACACTTTTGGCTGTTGTTCTCCCAAACCTTTGGGGCAGGTTAGGAATATGTCTTAAGATgctttcctttatatttcttcCAAATCTCAGAGGCAGGTTGGCCATTGCCCCagtgcttcttttttcttccatggtCCTCCCAAATCTCAATGGCAAGTTGGCTGCCGAGTGTGGCATTTTGTTGACTGTGGGTGCACTCATCTTAATGACAGTTCTTGGACCCCAGTCATTTAGTTCTTCAAAATTgagacttctttccttttcccccttaGGGTCTCCTTCATGCTATGAttagaaatgaatattaaaagaaatcattgtTATAAGCAATAGATTTAAACCTCAAATTAACTTAAATCCAGACTTTAGTTAGCAGAATTGTTAAAACTATAAACAAAGTTTGTGTATTCGTatgcagaatttttaaagataaatagttTGTATTAGGCTTCTTAAAGCAGTCCAGTTTCAATGTCCCTGGACTACTGTAAGACaaccataaaatattaataaaataaatacagtgaatACAGCAGTGTGTTTGAGCAGCAGGAGCGTAATAAAGTATTGAAATGAGGCAAAAGTTTGTTTTACTGCAGTTAttctcattcagtttttttttaaaccgcaATCTATGtggtttatgaaatattt contains:
- the NPVF gene encoding pro-FMRFamide-related neuropeptide VF; its protein translation is MKIISSKRFILLILATSSLLTSNVFCTDELMMSNLHSKENYDKYSEHEGDPKGEKERSLNFEELNDWGPRTVIKMSAPTVNKMPHSAANLPLRFGRTMEEKRSTGAMANLPLRFGRNIKESILRHIPNLPQRFGRTTAKSVAKMLSDLLQQSMHSPSANELLYSMNCQPQEIQNPDQKHPWRLGLKEIDDAELKQEK